A genomic region of Miscanthus floridulus cultivar M001 chromosome 3, ASM1932011v1, whole genome shotgun sequence contains the following coding sequences:
- the LOC136544789 gene encoding probable polyribonucleotide nucleotidyltransferase 1, chloroplastic isoform X2: MAKRFSTVLSVWRILQMTLLTFSLYRFIIKSAFQLLEELVVVSSNEKVLVCRLIDRPLRPTMPKGFYYETQILSWVFSYDGIHSPDCLAITAAGIAVALSEIPNKQTIAGVRIGLINDQFVVNPTTEQMENSELDLMMAGTDSAILMIEGYCDFLTEEKLLEAVEAGQVAIREICKTIDVLVQSCGKKKMVDAISLPPPELYRHVEDISGDELVKALQIKGKIPRRKALSALEDKVISILSEQGYVSKDGSSGVTESLADIVEDEDEDEIIVDGEVDEGDVHIKPVSRKPPPQLFAEVDVKLVFKEVSSKYLRRRIVEGGKRSDGRSPWELRPINSQCGLLPRAHGSALFTRGETQSLAVVTLGGYQMAQRIDNLVDTEDSKSFYLQYSFPPSCVGEVGRIGAPSRREIGHGMLAERALEPILPPEEDFPYTIRVESTITESNGSSSMASVCGGCLALQDAGVPIKFPVAGIAMGLVLDTQEFGGDGSPLILSDITGAEDASGDMDLKIAGNESGISAFQMDIKVVGITLPVMEQALLQARDGRQYILNEMSKSSPPPSKALSPYAPLIHVMKVKPNKVNLIIGFGGKTIKSIIEETGVDAIDTGDDGTVKITARDLSSLEKSKTIIANLTMVPKVGEIYRNCEIKSIAPYGAFVEIAPGREGLCHISELSSGWLAKAEDAFKVGDRIDVKLIEINDKGQLRLSSRALLPDADSESNSGSTKEKAPQKDDAIKMTSRTPRRKRQSELSGAENATTRTLEKSAASPAGSKGSEAVK, from the exons ATGGCGAAACG ATTCTCTACTGTTCTGTCTGTCTGGCGGATACTCCAAATGACCCTGCTGACTTTTTCCCTTTATCGGTTCATTATCAAGAGCGCCTTTCAGCTGCTGGAAGAACTAG TGGTGGTTTCTTCAAACGAGAAG GTTTTGGTTTGCAGATTGATAGACAGGCCCCTACGACCTACTATGCCTAAGGGGTTCTACTATGAAACTCAAATTCTATCCTGG GTCTTCAGTTATGATGGCATTCACTCCCCGGACTGCTTGGCTATCACAGCTGCTGGTATAGCCGT GGCCCTCTCTGAAATTCCAAATAAACAAACAATTGCTGGAGTAAGAATTGGCCTGATTAATGACCAGTTTGTTGTTAACCCAACTACTGAACAGATGGAGAATTCAGAGTTAGATTTGATGATGGCTGGGACTGATAGTGCCATTTTGATGATTGAG GGTTACTGTGATTTTCTGACTGAGGAGAAGCTGCTTGAAGCTGTGGAAGCTGGGCAG GTGGCAATTAGAGAAATCTGCAAAACAATTGATGTTCTTGTCCAGAGCTGTGGGAAGAAGAAAATGGTCGATGCTATCAGCCTACCGCCTCCTGAACTCTACAGGCATGTTGAA GATATTTCTGGAGATGAGTTGGTGAAGGCATTACAAATAAAAGGAAAGATTCCCAGAAGAAAAGCTCTTTCAGCATTGGAGGACAAAGTTATAAGTATACTTTCTGAACAGGGTTATGTTTCCAAAGATGGCTCATCTGGAGTCACTGAAAGTTTGGCTGATATtgttgaggatgaggatgaggatgaaatTATAGTTGATGGAGAAGTAGATGAAGGTGATGTTCACATCAAGCCGGTTTCAAGGAAGCCCCCTCCTCAG CTATTTGCAGAAGTTGATGTCAAGCTAGTCTTCAAGGAAGTTTCATCTAAATATTTACGAAGGCGCATTGTAGAG GGAGGAAAGCGAAGTGATGGACGGAGTCCTTGGGAACTTCGACCCATTAATTCTCAATGTGGTTTACTTCCAAGAGCTCATGGTAGTGCTCTGTTCACGAGGGGAGAAACACAG TCACTGGCTGTGGTCACTTTAGGTGGCTATCAGATGGCACAACGAATTGACAACCTTGTTGATACGGAGGATTCAAAAAGCTTCTATCTTCAG TACTCATTTCCTCCATCATGTGTTGGCGAAGTTGGTCGAATTGGAGCACCTAGCCGGAGAGAGATTGGACATGGGATGCTTGCAGAAAGGGCACTGGAGCCAATTTTACCTCCGGAAGAGGATTTTCCGTACACTATTCGTGTCGAGAGTACTATCACTGAAAGTAATGGTTCGTCCAG CATGGCTTCTGTTTGTGGGGGTTGTTTAGCACTTCAAGATGCTGGGGTTCCTATAAAGTTTCCTGTTGctggaattgcaatgggcctggTCCTTGATACACAGGAATTTGGTGGAGATGGTAGCCCACTTATACTTTCTGATATTACTGGAGCTGAAGATGCCTCTGGTGACATGGATTTGAAG ATTGCTGGTAATGAAAGTGGCATATCTGCATTTCAGATGGACATTAAG GTAGTCGGGATAACTCTACCTGTGATGGAGCAAGCACTCCTTCAAGCTAGGGACGGGAGACAGTATATTCTGA ATGAAATGTCGAAATCTTCACCTCCACCATCAAAAGCACTATCTCCATATGCTCCCTTAATTCATGTTATGAAG GTCAAACCTAACAAGGTGAATTTAATAATTGGTTTTGGTGGAAAGACAATAAAAAGCATAATTGAGGAGACTGGAGTAGATGCTATTGATACCGGAGACGATGGCACG GTAAAAATTACTGCAAGAGACCTATCAAGCTTAGAGAAGTCAAAAACTATAATAGCTAACCTTACCATGGTTCCAAAAGTTGGAGAAATATACAG GAATTGTGAGATCAAGTCAATAGCTCCATATGGCGCTTTTGTTGAAATTGCTCCAGGGCGTGAG GGTTTATGTCATATCAGTGAGTTAAGTTCGGGCtggttggccaaggctgaggAT GCTTTTAAAGTCGGAGATCGCATAGACGTCAAGCTTATTGAG ATAAATGATAAGGGTCAACTTCGGCTAAGTTCTCGAGCTTTGCTTCCTGATGCGGATTCAGAATCCAACAGCGGTTCAACAAAAGAAAAGGCGCCGCAAAAAGATGATGCCATCAAGATGACATCAAGGACACCCAGGCGCAAGAGACAGTCTGAGCTGTCTGGAGCTGAAAATGCCACAACAAGGACTCTTGAGAAAAGTGCCGCTTCTCCAGCTGGTTCAAAGGGTAGTGAAGCTGTGAAGTAG